A region from the Deltaproteobacteria bacterium genome encodes:
- the rplA gene encoding 50S ribosomal protein L1, giving the protein MPRQGKKYLEARGKVNREAKYSVDEALDLLKETALAKFDETVEVAMRLGVDPKYPDQQVRGSVVLPHGTGKSVRVLVFAKGEKVKEAEDAGADFVGSDDLLAKIQGGWLDFDKAVATPDMMGAVGRIGKLLGPRGLMPNPKVGTVTFDVARAVRDLKGGKVEFRVDKTATLHAGIGKASFGKEKLRENFLAFFEAIVKAKPSGAKGMYIRTLSLSTTMGPGIRMNFNALLTEK; this is encoded by the coding sequence ATGCCGCGTCAAGGGAAAAAATACCTGGAAGCACGGGGCAAGGTGAACAGGGAGGCAAAGTACTCTGTCGACGAAGCGCTGGACCTTCTGAAGGAGACGGCCCTGGCGAAATTCGACGAGACGGTGGAGGTTGCGATGCGGCTGGGGGTCGATCCGAAGTATCCGGACCAGCAGGTCCGGGGCTCGGTGGTGCTCCCCCACGGGACGGGGAAGAGCGTGCGCGTCCTCGTGTTCGCCAAGGGTGAAAAGGTCAAGGAGGCGGAGGACGCCGGCGCCGACTTCGTCGGCAGCGACGACTTATTGGCGAAGATCCAGGGCGGATGGCTCGATTTCGACAAGGCGGTCGCCACCCCGGACATGATGGGGGCGGTCGGCCGGATCGGGAAGCTGCTCGGACCCCGCGGACTGATGCCGAACCCGAAGGTCGGGACCGTCACCTTCGACGTCGCGCGGGCGGTGCGGGACCTGAAAGGCGGGAAGGTCGAGTTCCGTGTCGACAAGACCGCCACGCTCCACGCCGGGATCGGCAAGGCCAGTTTCGGGAAAGAGAAGCTCCGGGAGAACTTCCTCGCCTTCTTCGAGGCGATCGTGAAGGCGAAGCCGTCGGGGGCCAAGGGGATGTACATCCGCACCCTTTCGCTCTCCACGACGATGGGGCCCGGGATCCGGATGAATTTCAACGCACTGCTTACGGAGAAGTGA